A region of the Thermodesulfobacteriota bacterium genome:
ATAAAATACACTTTGCCTTGTTTACCTATCACTTTCGACTTCAGTCTCAGAACACTAATATCAATAGACTCGTCTCAACCTCGCTTCGCCCGGAAACTGTCAAGGCGATTATAGACCAAAGCGATTGTGAGAAATTAGTCTTCATAATCGATAGCTGTTATAGCGGGGCAGTAGGACAATCCCCTCGAAGCCCGGATATAGTCACTAAATCTCTTGAACAGATTTCCGGGCGGGGAGCAACAATAATTTCAGCCACAGGCGCCTTAGAGGAGGCGATAGAACGTGATGACCTGGAGCATGGGATTTTTACCCACTACCTGGTCAAAGGCTTGGAGGATGGAGAAATTGACTATGACAAGGACGGTTATATATCTGTAGATGAACTATACGACTATGTTAAAAAGAACGTGGGAAATGAGACCAAAGATAAGCAGGTCCCTACAAAAAAGGGAGAGGGTAAGGTTAATATCGCCAGAAGTATTAAGGTGGTAAAAGAGAGGGAAACCTAAGGGACCTAAGGTAGAAACTTTGAGTGAAAGGGGAGAAAATGTTCAGCCGGTGATGACCGGGCTATTGAGGAGTATAAACAAGCATTAGAACTGGGCTTAACTAATGACCCGGTCGTCCACCATAATCTATATCTGGCATACTACGCCAAGGGGATGATTAAGGAAGCAGAGGTTAAACTTCTTGACGCCCTGAAGTTGGACCCAGATAACCAAACTTATCTCGCCGAGCTGGAAGGACTAAAGGTTCGGAAGTCTTAAGATTTTCTTCTAATTTTAGGAGCCCTTTCCTTCTAAGTGTTGGATGAGCTTTCTCAGGAACTCTTCCTTCCTCTTAAGCTCCTCCCGAAAAGTCATGTTCTCCGTTCCGGCGATTTCCATTCGGAGGTCTCCGAGGTTTTCCGTAAGGATCTCACTCAGCAT
Encoded here:
- a CDS encoding caspase family protein → MFTYHFRLQSQNTNINRLVSTSLRPETVKAIIDQSDCEKLVFIIDSCYSGAVGQSPRSPDIVTKSLEQISGRGATIISATGALEEAIERDDLEHGIFTHYLVKGLEDGEIDYDKDGYISVDELYDYVKKNVGNETKDKQVPTKKGEGKVNIARSIKVVKERET